A stretch of the Flavobacterium aquiphilum genome encodes the following:
- a CDS encoding sensor histidine kinase, with translation MVILIIATSLLLITISIFQYKTVAKEYNQKRIENMEFYVKEHINYMLSNTTYPLTDDNIKLIFKDKIHEISDIQNTEIQIYSLDGKLLNSSKESFAIATQTPTISKFILRLVNASIDKRFVEIKTINGIKYRSSYSLIKNKKFKPIGVLKLPNVPDDGYYEKKLNNFLVSLLQVYAIMIAMAFGLAYILSSFITKPIYDFAEKLRETSLNQKNEKIPFSAKIKEINMLLLAYNRMIEELEKNAIVLAQNERDLAWREMAKQVAHEIKNPLTPMRLSIQSFQRKFQPDDPNIKQKLNDFSESLIQQIDTMSAVASAFSDFASMPAQQNEVLDVVEVVELTLDIFHEDFIVFECSEKEIISKIDRTQLIRIITNLIKNAIQAIPENQETKMILVTVEKIDQEVVITVKDNGTGINPEHVNNVFEPKFTTKNSGMGLGLGIIKNIIENYNGTITFETKFGRGTIFIVTLPIINS, from the coding sequence ATGGTTATATTGATCATTGCGACCTCACTTTTGCTCATAACCATTTCCATCTTTCAATACAAAACAGTAGCCAAAGAATACAATCAAAAGCGGATTGAAAACATGGAATTTTATGTAAAGGAGCATATCAACTATATGTTGTCCAACACGACTTATCCACTTACGGATGACAACATAAAACTGATCTTCAAAGATAAAATCCACGAAATATCCGATATTCAAAATACTGAAATTCAGATTTATTCATTGGATGGGAAATTGCTAAATTCCTCCAAAGAATCCTTTGCCATAGCGACACAAACACCTACTATATCAAAATTCATCCTTCGTTTAGTCAATGCCTCTATTGACAAAAGATTTGTAGAAATCAAAACTATTAACGGAATCAAGTACCGTTCCTCTTACAGTCTTATAAAAAACAAAAAATTCAAACCTATTGGGGTACTGAAATTACCCAATGTTCCGGATGATGGTTATTATGAAAAAAAACTAAACAACTTCTTGGTCAGCCTTTTACAGGTGTATGCTATTATGATTGCCATGGCTTTTGGACTGGCCTATATTCTTTCTTCTTTTATCACAAAACCTATTTATGATTTTGCCGAAAAATTAAGAGAAACAAGTTTGAACCAAAAGAACGAAAAAATTCCGTTTTCAGCCAAAATAAAAGAAATCAATATGCTTTTGCTGGCCTACAACAGAATGATTGAAGAGCTCGAAAAAAACGCTATTGTTCTCGCCCAAAACGAACGTGACCTAGCCTGGAGGGAAATGGCCAAACAAGTAGCGCATGAAATTAAAAATCCGTTAACGCCAATGCGACTCTCTATACAGAGTTTTCAGCGAAAATTTCAGCCAGACGATCCAAACATAAAGCAAAAACTAAACGATTTTTCTGAATCTTTAATTCAGCAAATAGACACTATGAGCGCCGTTGCTTCGGCTTTTTCCGACTTTGCCTCCATGCCTGCCCAGCAAAACGAAGTACTGGATGTGGTAGAAGTAGTAGAACTTACGTTGGATATTTTTCATGAAGATTTTATTGTTTTTGAATGTTCCGAAAAAGAAATTATCTCCAAAATTGACCGTACACAACTCATCCGTATAATTACCAATTTGATCAAAAATGCCATTCAGGCGATTCCGGAAAATCAGGAAACCAAAATGATCTTGGTTACTGTAGAAAAAATAGACCAAGAAGTAGTTATCACGGTAAAAGACAACGGAACCGGAATAAATCCGGAGCACGTCAATAACGTCTTTGAACCTAAATTTACCACCAAAAATAGCGGTATGGGTTTAGGGCTTGGAATTATCAAAAACATAATCGAAAACTACAACGGAACGATTACCTTTGAAACTAAATTTGGAAGAGGTACTATCTTCATTGTCACCCTGCCGATCATTAACTCTTAA
- a CDS encoding AraC family transcriptional regulator, whose translation MGSHEIITIEEDFTLLRFQNDSDVTFQAQHEVSNGLIQFHFGLKGKAKFNFNQGSYVLDLNEEKSYLFYNPQKELPLNLELAPNTWVISILISIQKFHRLFSNDAGHIPFLSEENKDKKYYKEGDISPSMAIVLSQLFHYNLNPSIKNLYYKGKGYELLSLYFNRSEDPNAEQCPFLIDEENVYKIKKAKEIIIANMAEPPGLQELADEIGLTLKKLKMGFKQIYGDTVYGYLFDYKMDYARQLLDSGSYNVNEVGLKIGYSTGSHFIAAFKKKFATTPKKYLMSINSNV comes from the coding sequence ATGGGTTCACATGAAATTATAACAATTGAAGAAGATTTTACCCTACTTCGTTTTCAAAATGACAGTGATGTTACTTTTCAGGCGCAACATGAAGTGAGTAATGGCTTGATTCAATTCCATTTTGGATTAAAGGGCAAAGCCAAATTTAACTTTAATCAAGGGAGTTATGTATTGGATTTGAATGAGGAGAAGTCGTACCTGTTCTACAATCCACAAAAGGAATTACCACTCAATTTGGAATTGGCACCAAATACGTGGGTAATATCGATATTAATTTCGATTCAAAAATTTCACAGGCTATTTTCAAACGATGCCGGACATATCCCCTTTTTGAGCGAAGAAAACAAGGATAAAAAATATTACAAAGAGGGAGACATAAGCCCTTCTATGGCAATTGTGTTGAGCCAATTGTTTCATTATAATTTGAATCCTTCCATCAAGAATCTATATTATAAAGGCAAAGGATACGAATTATTGAGTCTGTATTTTAATCGCTCCGAAGATCCAAACGCTGAACAATGTCCGTTTTTGATTGATGAAGAAAATGTCTATAAAATCAAAAAAGCCAAAGAAATCATCATTGCCAATATGGCTGAACCCCCTGGATTGCAGGAATTGGCAGACGAAATTGGTTTGACCTTAAAGAAACTCAAAATGGGTTTTAAGCAAATTTACGGCGACACCGTTTATGGCTATCTTTTTGATTACAAAATGGATTATGCACGTCAATTGTTAGACAGTGGTTCGTATAATGTCAATGAAGTGGGATTGAAAATTGGGTACAGCACCGGAAGCCATTTTATTGCCGCTTTCAAAAAGAAATTTGCAACAACGCCAAAGAAATATTTGATGTCGATTAATTCGAATGTTTAA
- the hemA gene encoding glutamyl-tRNA reductase, which produces MENHNGSKHQFFYSIGLSYKKADAEIRGKFSLDTSAQTRLLEQAKKEGIQSLFVTSTCNRTEIYGYAEHPYQLIKLLCENSNGTVEDFQKVAYVYKNQEAISHLFRVGTGLDSQILGDFEIISQIRNGFAEAKAMGLANAFMERLVNAVIQSSKKIKNETEISSGATSVSFASVQYIIKNVPDIGNKNILLFGTGKIGRNTCENLVKHTKNEHITLINRTKDKAEKLAGKLNLIVKDYSELHIELQKADVVVVATGAQNPTIDKAILNLKKPMLILDLSIPKNVHENVKDLEGVTLIHMDDLSQMTDETLENRKAHIPAAEAIIEEIKDEFIAWTKARKFAPTINALKEKLNTIKNSELDFQSKKMSNFNEEQAEIISSRIIQKITTHFANHLKNEDTMVDESIDWIEKVFQLATIAK; this is translated from the coding sequence ATGGAAAATCATAACGGCTCGAAGCATCAATTTTTCTACTCTATCGGCTTAAGCTACAAAAAAGCTGATGCAGAGATCAGAGGTAAATTTAGCTTAGATACATCAGCTCAAACCCGTCTTTTGGAACAGGCCAAAAAAGAGGGAATCCAGAGTTTATTCGTGACTTCGACTTGTAATAGAACCGAAATTTACGGCTATGCCGAACATCCTTATCAATTGATAAAATTACTTTGCGAGAACAGCAACGGAACTGTTGAGGATTTTCAAAAAGTGGCTTATGTTTATAAAAATCAGGAAGCTATTTCGCATTTATTTCGTGTAGGAACAGGTTTGGACAGCCAAATTTTAGGCGATTTTGAAATCATCAGTCAAATTCGGAACGGTTTTGCCGAAGCCAAAGCAATGGGTCTTGCTAACGCTTTTATGGAAAGATTGGTGAACGCGGTGATTCAATCCAGCAAAAAAATCAAAAATGAAACCGAAATCAGTTCAGGTGCCACTTCGGTATCTTTTGCTTCGGTTCAATATATTATCAAGAACGTTCCGGACATTGGAAACAAAAACATTTTACTTTTTGGAACGGGGAAAATCGGAAGAAATACCTGTGAGAATTTAGTAAAACACACCAAAAACGAGCATATCACCTTAATCAACAGAACCAAAGACAAAGCCGAGAAATTGGCCGGAAAATTGAACCTTATTGTTAAGGATTACTCGGAACTACATATTGAATTGCAAAAAGCCGATGTAGTGGTTGTTGCGACAGGAGCTCAAAATCCAACTATCGACAAAGCCATTCTGAACTTGAAAAAACCGATGTTGATTTTGGATTTGTCTATTCCGAAAAATGTTCACGAAAACGTGAAAGACCTTGAAGGCGTGACTTTGATTCACATGGATGATTTGTCACAGATGACTGACGAGACATTGGAAAACAGAAAAGCCCATATCCCAGCAGCTGAGGCTATTATTGAAGAAATAAAGGATGAATTTATCGCTTGGACAAAAGCAAGAAAGTTTGCTCCAACGATTAACGCCTTGAAAGAGAAGCTGAATACGATTAAAAATTCGGAATTGGATTTTCAAAGCAAAAAAATGTCCAACTTCAACGAAGAACAAGCCGAAATCATCAGCTCTAGAATCATTCAAAAAATCACGACCCATTTTGCCAACCATCTTAAAAATGAAGACACAATGGTAGATGAGAGCATCGATTGGATCGAAAAAGTTTTTCAATTAGCAACAATTGCTAAGTAG
- a CDS encoding GxxExxY protein, which produces MTKKEVTQLAYEITGFAIKVHKALGPGLLESVYEQCLKYELEQNGYDVKQQLVVKIDYYDLELESDLRIDLLVNDCVVVELKAIENLLPIHEAQLLTYMKLLQRPQGLLINFNTLNITKSMKPLVNDYFARLID; this is translated from the coding sequence ATGACAAAAAAAGAAGTTACTCAATTAGCTTATGAAATTACAGGTTTTGCCATTAAAGTACATAAAGCTTTAGGACCCGGACTTTTAGAAAGCGTTTATGAGCAATGTCTTAAATATGAATTAGAACAAAACGGATACGATGTTAAACAACAATTAGTTGTTAAAATAGATTATTATGACCTTGAATTAGAATCTGATTTAAGAATTGATTTACTTGTGAATGATTGCGTGGTTGTTGAATTAAAAGCGATAGAAAACCTTTTGCCAATTCATGAAGCGCAACTACTTACATACATGAAATTATTGCAAAGACCTCAAGGATTATTAATTAATTTTAACACTTTAAACATAACAAAATCAATGAAACCACTTGTAAATGATTATTTTGCAAGATTAATTGACTAA
- the hemH gene encoding ferrochelatase yields the protein MKGALLINLGSPESPTPKDVKPYLDEFLMDKYVIDVPYLLRAFLVRGLILRKRPEKAAAAYAKVWTAEGSPLVVISKRMHKKVKPLANVPVALAMRYGNPSLFAGLQELQDKGVTEVLLVPLYPHHAMSSTVTVLDKAEEIRKKHFPNMKFTSVPAFYNKPDYIKNLSDSIQKHLNGFDYDHLLFSYHGLPERHIRKTDVTKSHCKIDGSCCSTPSLAHEFCYRHQSYETTRLVVEALGIPEGKYSQTFQSRLAGDKWLEPYTDVEVNKLPEKGIKNLAIVTPAFVADCLETLEEIAMEANHQFKEHGGENFKAIPCLNDDDEWCATVAKWINDWAERK from the coding sequence ATGAAAGGCGCACTATTAATCAATTTAGGTTCACCCGAAAGTCCAACCCCAAAAGACGTAAAACCCTATTTAGACGAATTTCTAATGGACAAATACGTGATTGATGTTCCGTATTTGTTGCGCGCATTTTTGGTTCGCGGTCTTATCCTTAGAAAAAGACCTGAAAAAGCGGCAGCCGCTTACGCAAAAGTATGGACTGCTGAAGGCTCGCCTTTGGTAGTGATTTCCAAAAGAATGCACAAAAAAGTGAAACCGCTGGCCAATGTTCCAGTGGCTTTGGCAATGCGCTACGGAAATCCTTCCCTGTTTGCCGGTTTACAGGAACTTCAGGATAAAGGCGTTACCGAAGTATTGCTTGTTCCTTTGTATCCACATCATGCTATGTCTTCAACAGTTACGGTTCTCGACAAGGCTGAAGAAATCAGAAAAAAGCATTTTCCGAACATGAAATTCACATCTGTTCCTGCTTTTTACAACAAACCCGATTACATCAAAAACCTTTCGGATTCTATTCAAAAACACTTGAACGGATTTGATTACGATCACCTTTTATTTTCGTATCATGGACTTCCTGAGCGTCATATCCGCAAGACAGACGTGACCAAATCACATTGCAAAATTGACGGTTCTTGTTGCAGCACGCCATCGCTTGCTCACGAATTTTGCTACCGCCACCAATCTTATGAAACCACAAGACTAGTAGTTGAAGCACTAGGAATTCCCGAAGGCAAATACAGCCAAACTTTTCAATCACGCTTGGCGGGAGACAAATGGCTAGAACCGTACACCGATGTCGAAGTGAATAAATTACCCGAGAAAGGAATTAAAAATTTAGCAATTGTAACTCCTGCTTTTGTTGCCGATTGTTTAGAAACCCTTGAAGAAATTGCAATGGAAGCCAACCATCAATTCAAAGAACATGGAGGTGAGAATTTCAAAGCTATTCCTTGTTTGAATGATGATGACGAATGGTGCGCTACGGTTGCAAAATGGATTAATGATTGGGCAGAAAGAAAATAG
- a CDS encoding enoyl-CoA hydratase/isomerase family protein, with product MNYKNLLITIENNIATVVINRPTKLNALNIETINDLHKAIKVLGKNKEIQAIILTGSGEKAFVAGADISEFAHFTIEEGTQLSSQGHQRLFDYIENLKTPVIAAVNGFALGGGLELAMACHIRVASDNAKMGLPEVSLGVIPGYGGTQRLPQLVGKGRAMEMIMTADMITAEQAKQYGLVNHVVPQADLIDFCTGIAQKIMKNSPLAIGRAIKAINANFTDGKNGYETEIKNFGKCFGTEDFNEGTKAFLEKRKAVFSGK from the coding sequence ATGAACTACAAAAATCTTTTGATTACAATAGAAAACAACATCGCAACAGTTGTTATCAATAGACCAACCAAGCTAAACGCTTTGAATATTGAAACCATCAATGATTTGCACAAAGCCATAAAAGTATTGGGAAAAAACAAAGAAATTCAGGCTATTATCCTAACTGGTTCGGGCGAAAAAGCATTTGTGGCCGGAGCAGATATTTCAGAATTTGCCCATTTTACCATAGAAGAGGGAACCCAATTGTCTTCACAAGGACACCAAAGACTTTTTGATTATATAGAAAACCTGAAAACGCCTGTCATAGCAGCTGTCAACGGATTTGCTTTGGGAGGTGGGCTGGAATTGGCAATGGCCTGCCATATCAGAGTTGCTTCAGACAACGCCAAAATGGGATTACCCGAAGTTTCTCTAGGTGTGATTCCGGGTTATGGAGGAACACAACGTTTACCACAATTGGTTGGTAAAGGCCGCGCGATGGAAATGATTATGACTGCCGACATGATTACTGCCGAACAAGCCAAACAATATGGATTGGTAAATCACGTAGTACCGCAAGCCGATTTAATTGATTTTTGCACAGGTATTGCACAAAAAATAATGAAAAACTCTCCATTAGCAATTGGTAGAGCTATAAAAGCAATCAATGCCAATTTTACCGATGGAAAGAACGGTTATGAAACTGAAATCAAAAACTTTGGAAAATGCTTTGGAACCGAAGATTTCAACGAAGGTACGAAGGCGTTTTTGGAGAAAAGAAAGGCTGTTTTTTCGGGGAAATAG
- a CDS encoding uroporphyrinogen-III synthase, with translation MTQTSILSTKTLSAEQRQVFLDANFDLLEQDFIEIKNTIFELDKINTNLIFSSQNAVLSLTEQNGWEMLKSKSVFCVGIKTKELLEHHGFKVEAYMDYASELAEIITLIYNKESYTFFSGNLRKETLPKALKSAGITFNEIEVYQTKLAPFKISNLEKFDGILFFSPSAVESYLTNNKIQNEICFCIGETTASALENKTKNIIIAEEPTIEDVIEAVIEEYK, from the coding sequence ATGACTCAAACAAGTATTCTGTCAACCAAAACCTTATCAGCTGAGCAACGACAAGTATTTCTTGATGCCAATTTTGATCTTTTAGAACAAGATTTCATCGAAATTAAAAATACTATTTTCGAATTAGACAAGATCAATACTAATTTGATTTTCAGTAGTCAAAATGCTGTTTTAAGTTTGACAGAACAAAATGGCTGGGAAATGCTTAAATCTAAAAGCGTTTTTTGTGTAGGGATAAAAACCAAAGAATTATTGGAGCATCACGGCTTTAAAGTAGAGGCCTATATGGATTATGCATCGGAATTGGCAGAAATAATTACTTTGATCTACAACAAGGAAAGCTATACTTTTTTCAGTGGAAATCTACGCAAAGAAACCTTGCCAAAAGCATTAAAGAGTGCAGGCATCACTTTTAATGAAATTGAGGTTTATCAAACCAAATTAGCGCCTTTTAAAATATCCAATCTGGAAAAGTTTGATGGGATTCTGTTTTTTAGCCCTTCAGCCGTTGAAAGTTATTTGACCAATAACAAAATCCAAAACGAAATTTGCTTTTGCATTGGCGAAACCACCGCATCAGCATTAGAAAATAAAACTAAAAACATCATCATTGCCGAAGAGCCGACGATTGAAGATGTTATTGAAGCCGTAATCGAAGAATACAAATAA
- a CDS encoding CopD family protein codes for MELYNYLKSLHIIFVVTWFAGLFYIVRLFVYQIEAADKPSPEKEILQKQYNLMSYRLWYIITWPSAIFASIFAFWMLFFTDMGSAWLKMPWMHVKLGFVFVLYLYHLKCQQIFSQLQRNEVKYTTNFMRLWNEIATIILFAVVFLVVLKNAVNWIYGVIGIFLFSITIMLGFKFYKRIRERNSNQ; via the coding sequence ATGGAACTTTACAATTACCTCAAATCCCTGCATATCATCTTTGTGGTTACCTGGTTTGCGGGTTTATTCTACATCGTCCGATTGTTTGTGTACCAAATAGAGGCCGCTGATAAACCCTCTCCGGAAAAAGAAATCCTGCAAAAACAATACAATCTTATGTCCTACCGATTGTGGTACATTATTACATGGCCAAGTGCCATTTTTGCCAGTATTTTTGCCTTTTGGATGCTGTTTTTTACCGATATGGGAAGCGCTTGGTTAAAAATGCCTTGGATGCATGTAAAACTTGGTTTTGTTTTTGTGCTATATTTATACCATTTAAAATGTCAGCAAATTTTCAGTCAATTACAAAGAAACGAAGTAAAATACACGACCAATTTTATGCGTTTATGGAATGAAATTGCTACTATAATCTTATTTGCTGTTGTGTTTTTGGTGGTATTAAAAAATGCCGTGAATTGGATTTATGGAGTGATTGGTATTTTCTTGTTTTCGATTACTATTATGTTGGGTTTTAAATTTTATAAACGAATAAGAGAACGCAATAGTAATCAGTAA
- the hemE gene encoding uroporphyrinogen decarboxylase, which produces MLKNDLFLKALKGETVQRPPVWMMRQAGRYLPEFRALRDKYDFFTRCETPELAAEITVQPIRIVGPDAAILFSDILVVPRAMGIHVELKDNLGPIIPNPIRTMEQVNQVFVPNIEETLGYVMDAVKLTKEMLNDEVPLIGFAGSPWTIFCYAVEGKGSKSFDTAKGFCFSNPVAAHTLLQKITDTTILYLKEKVKAGVNAVQIFDSWGGMLSPTDYQEFSWKYINQIVDALAEITPVIVFGKGCWFALNEMGKSKASALGVDWTCTPRNARYLSGGNVTLQGNFDPSRLLSPIPTIKKMVHEMIDEFGKDKYIANLGHGILPNIPVDHAKAFVDAVKEYEKK; this is translated from the coding sequence ATGTTAAAGAACGACCTATTTTTAAAAGCATTAAAAGGAGAAACAGTACAACGCCCGCCGGTTTGGATGATGCGTCAGGCAGGAAGATATTTGCCAGAATTCAGGGCTTTGCGTGATAAATATGATTTTTTCACTCGCTGCGAAACTCCGGAATTGGCTGCCGAAATTACGGTTCAACCTATTAGAATTGTTGGTCCGGATGCCGCAATTTTGTTTTCGGATATTTTGGTAGTGCCAAGGGCAATGGGAATTCATGTAGAATTGAAAGATAATTTGGGGCCAATAATTCCAAATCCAATCCGCACAATGGAACAGGTGAATCAGGTTTTTGTTCCGAATATTGAGGAGACTTTGGGTTATGTGATGGATGCCGTGAAATTGACCAAAGAAATGCTGAACGATGAGGTTCCGCTGATTGGTTTTGCCGGTTCGCCTTGGACGATTTTCTGCTACGCTGTAGAAGGAAAAGGTTCGAAAAGTTTTGATACTGCCAAAGGGTTTTGTTTCTCCAATCCGGTAGCGGCGCACACTTTACTACAAAAAATCACTGACACGACTATTTTATACTTGAAAGAAAAAGTAAAAGCAGGTGTAAATGCAGTTCAGATTTTTGATTCTTGGGGTGGAATGCTTTCTCCAACAGATTATCAGGAATTTTCATGGAAATACATCAACCAAATCGTTGATGCTTTGGCCGAAATCACTCCTGTGATTGTGTTCGGAAAAGGATGTTGGTTTGCCCTTAACGAAATGGGAAAAAGTAAAGCCTCGGCTTTGGGAGTAGATTGGACTTGTACGCCAAGAAATGCCCGTTATTTGTCCGGTGGAAACGTGACTTTACAAGGAAATTTTGACCCTTCAAGATTGCTTTCTCCAATCCCGACCATCAAGAAAATGGTTCACGAAATGATTGACGAATTCGGAAAAGACAAATATATTGCCAATTTAGGCCACGGAATTTTACCAAATATTCCTGTCGATCACGCCAAAGCGTTTGTGGATGCGGTTAAGGAATATGAAAAAAAATAG
- a CDS encoding ATP-binding protein: MINRTQQSEIDSYLFKGKAILIFGARQVGKTSLIKNTIKSKAVLWLNGDEPDTQLLLENITTDRLKALIGNNTILVIDEAQMVHNIGLLIKRMVDSFPEIQVIASGSSAFELADKTKESMMGRKEELQLFPLTYSEMANHTNFVEETRLVPHRLVFGYYPEVVNNPGKEEKILNDLVDGFLYKDILNLDGIKKSSTLQKLVQMLAYRIGSEINYNSLGNDLGINRLTVEKYIDILEKNFIVFSLNAFSQNQDNELRKGKKIYFWDNGLRNRIIKNFNPIELRDDIGALWENFVISERKKKLIYQQQYKDTHFWRNTQQAEIDYLEIKNNEIEAFEIKYNPNQKVRFTKSFTEKYHPKTTEVIHKENFWNYLL, encoded by the coding sequence ATGATAAATAGAACCCAACAATCTGAAATTGATTCTTATCTTTTTAAAGGAAAAGCGATATTGATTTTCGGCGCACGCCAAGTAGGAAAGACATCTTTGATTAAAAACACCATCAAAAGTAAAGCTGTTTTATGGCTGAATGGCGATGAGCCTGACACGCAACTTTTGCTCGAAAATATCACTACAGACCGATTGAAGGCTTTGATTGGAAACAATACTATTTTGGTAATTGATGAAGCACAAATGGTTCATAATATTGGCTTGTTAATCAAACGAATGGTAGATAGTTTTCCTGAGATTCAAGTTATTGCTTCGGGGAGTAGCGCTTTTGAATTGGCAGATAAAACCAAAGAATCGATGATGGGCAGGAAGGAAGAATTGCAACTTTTCCCATTAACTTATAGTGAAATGGCGAATCATACTAATTTTGTTGAAGAAACGAGATTGGTTCCCCATCGATTGGTTTTTGGCTATTATCCTGAAGTAGTGAACAATCCCGGGAAAGAAGAAAAAATTCTCAATGATTTAGTCGACGGCTTTTTATATAAAGATATTTTGAATCTTGACGGTATAAAAAAATCGTCTACATTGCAAAAATTGGTTCAAATGTTGGCGTATAGAATTGGCTCTGAAATAAATTACAACTCATTAGGCAATGATTTGGGAATAAATCGATTGACTGTAGAAAAATATATTGACATCCTAGAGAAAAATTTCATTGTTTTTAGCTTAAACGCTTTTAGTCAAAATCAAGATAACGAATTAAGAAAGGGAAAAAAAATATATTTTTGGGACAACGGTTTAAGAAATAGAATTATCAAAAATTTTAATCCAATAGAACTTCGGGATGATATTGGGGCTTTATGGGAAAACTTTGTAATTAGTGAAAGAAAAAAAAAATTAATCTATCAGCAACAATACAAAGACACTCATTTTTGGAGAAATACCCAACAAGCCGAAATTGATTATTTGGAAATAAAAAACAATGAAATAGAAGCTTTCGAAATCAAATACAATCCAAATCAAAAGGTTCGTTTTACCAAGTCTTTCACTGAAAAATATCATCCAAAAACAACAGAGGTAATTCATAAAGAAAACTTTTGGAATTATTTGCTTTAA
- the hemC gene encoding hydroxymethylbilane synthase has product MAEKTIRIGTRDSELALWQAHTVEKKLNDLGYKTEIIAVKSQGDIILDKPLYELGITGIFTKTLDIAMINGQVDIAVHSMKDVPTALPIGIVQAAVLERANTLDILIHKGNLDFLEGTGTIATGSLRRQAQWWNKYPNHTVVDLRGNVNTRMQKLQENDWSGAVFAAAGLERINLKPENYINLDWMIPAPAQGAMVVVAMAEDDFCRDAVAQLNDIETEVCTHIERQFLKTLEGGCTAPIGALAKYNEEEDTLDFKGVLFSIDGKQKIEVHKVVPIEEWKKLGYNLAKEILDNGGSELMAEIKKNLKK; this is encoded by the coding sequence ATGGCAGAAAAAACAATACGAATAGGAACCCGTGACAGTGAACTTGCTTTATGGCAAGCTCATACGGTAGAAAAAAAACTAAACGATTTAGGTTATAAAACTGAAATCATTGCCGTAAAATCACAAGGCGATATTATTCTCGACAAACCCCTTTATGAACTAGGAATAACCGGAATTTTTACGAAAACGCTTGACATTGCCATGATCAATGGGCAGGTCGATATTGCCGTGCATTCCATGAAAGACGTTCCAACTGCTTTGCCTATCGGAATTGTTCAGGCGGCGGTTTTGGAACGGGCCAATACTTTGGATATTCTGATTCACAAAGGAAACCTTGATTTTCTAGAAGGAACTGGAACCATCGCCACAGGAAGTTTACGCCGTCAGGCACAATGGTGGAATAAATACCCGAATCACACTGTAGTCGATTTGCGCGGAAACGTGAATACCCGCATGCAAAAACTACAGGAAAACGATTGGAGCGGTGCCGTTTTTGCCGCAGCAGGATTGGAGCGTATCAATCTAAAACCCGAAAATTACATTAATCTTGATTGGATGATTCCAGCGCCTGCACAAGGAGCGATGGTTGTTGTGGCAATGGCCGAGGACGATTTTTGCCGTGATGCAGTTGCGCAGTTGAACGATATAGAAACCGAAGTATGTACCCATATCGAAAGACAATTCCTCAAAACTCTCGAAGGCGGTTGTACCGCACCGATCGGGGCTTTAGCAAAATATAACGAAGAGGAAGATACCCTTGATTTCAAAGGTGTTTTATTTTCCATTGACGGAAAACAAAAAATTGAAGTCCACAAAGTTGTTCCTATCGAAGAATGGAAAAAACTAGGATACAATTTAGCAAAAGAAATTTTGGACAATGGAGGAAGTGAATTGATGGCGGAAATTAAAAAAAATTTGAAAAAGTAA